From the genome of Halobellus litoreus, one region includes:
- a CDS encoding ABC transporter permease yields MSTIETLRAEIDALEGDENPVRRLLSPPGILIAPMALLLLCMFIGPMLAIVVFSFQTGNSIALSPLEWSIATYQEVIGGMASGEGVYGDVLANTVAVSITTTALTLIVSYPAAYALAHKISRYKLVFLMILIIPLFTSVNIRVFGWALFLVQNGVFDSIVGLFGIEEYASLMYRRSTIILGTTYIYLPFMLFPIYLSMLSIEDTTLEAAKDLGASRFTLFRKILLPLSKPGIIIGSLFVFVLSLGANVEAEILGGGSIFTMASNIQYSFGYSQNWPLGSTQAVGLLLITVVAGVVILRTIDLREIAARGD; encoded by the coding sequence ATGTCGACGATAGAGACACTCCGAGCCGAGATCGACGCGCTGGAAGGGGACGAAAATCCGGTACGTCGGCTCCTCTCGCCGCCCGGGATTCTGATCGCGCCGATGGCCCTGTTGCTTCTGTGTATGTTCATCGGGCCGATGCTCGCGATCGTCGTCTTCTCGTTCCAGACGGGCAACAGCATCGCGCTGAGCCCCCTCGAGTGGTCGATCGCGACCTACCAGGAGGTGATCGGCGGGATGGCCTCGGGCGAGGGAGTCTACGGCGACGTCCTCGCCAACACCGTCGCGGTGAGTATCACGACGACGGCGCTCACGCTGATCGTTTCGTACCCGGCGGCGTACGCGCTCGCGCACAAGATCTCTCGGTACAAACTGGTCTTCCTGATGATCCTCATCATCCCGCTTTTCACCAGCGTGAACATCCGGGTGTTCGGGTGGGCGCTCTTCCTCGTGCAGAACGGCGTTTTCGACAGCATCGTCGGGCTGTTCGGAATCGAGGAGTACGCCTCGCTGATGTACCGCCGTTCGACGATCATCCTGGGAACGACCTACATCTACCTACCGTTCATGTTGTTCCCGATCTACCTCTCGATGCTCAGTATCGAGGACACGACGCTGGAGGCGGCGAAGGACTTGGGAGCGAGTCGGTTCACGCTCTTCCGGAAGATCCTGCTGCCACTGAGCAAACCGGGCATCATCATCGGCTCGTTGTTCGTGTTCGTCCTGAGCCTGGGGGCCAACGTCGAGGCGGAGATCCTCGGCGGCGGGTCGATCTTCACGATGGCGAGCAACATCCAGTACTCCTTCGGCTACTCGCAGAACTGGCCGCTCGGATCGACGCAGGCGGTCGGCCTGTTGCTCATCACCGTCGTCGCTGGCGTCGTCATCCTGCGAACGATCGACCTGCGGGAAATCGCGGCACGAGGTGACTGA